The following are encoded together in the Phragmites australis chromosome 19, lpPhrAust1.1, whole genome shotgun sequence genome:
- the LOC133900385 gene encoding large ribosomal subunit protein uL16y-like, giving the protein MGRRPARCYRQIKNKPYPKSRYCRGVPDPKIRIYDVGMKRKGVDEFPFCVHLVSWEKENVSSEALEAARIACNKYMTKSAGKDAFHLRVRVHPFHVLRINKMLSCAGADRLQTGMRGAFGKPQGTCARVDIGQVLLSVRCKDNNAIHAEEALRRAKFKFPGRQKIIRSRKWGFTKFNRDDYLKYKSEGRMAPDGVNAKLYGVHGPLSKRAPGKAFLAENIQGTA; this is encoded by the exons GTGGTGTCCCTGACCCCAAGATCAGGATCtatgatgttgggatgaagaGGAAGGGAGTGGATGAGTTCCCCTTTTGTGTCCACTTGGTGAGCTGGGAGAAGGAGAATGTTTCCAGTGAGGCTCTTGAGGCTGCCCGTATTGCTTGCAACAAGTACATGACCAAGAGTGCTGGGAAGGATGCCTTCCACCTGAGGGTCAGAGTGCACCCATTCCATGTCCTTCGTATCAACAAGATGCTTTCATGTGCTGGGGCTGATCGGCTCCAAACTGGAATGAGAGGTGCTTTTGGCAAGCCTCAGGGCACCTGTGCTCGCGTGGACATTGGTCAGGTCCTCCTTTCTGTGCGCTGCAAGGACAACAATGCTATTCACGCTGAAGAAGCCCTCCGCCGTGCCAAGTTCAAGTTCCCTGGCCGCCAAAAGATCATCCGCAGCAGGAAGTG GGGTTTCACCAAGTTCAACCGTGATGATTATCTCAAGTACAAGAGCGAGGGTAGAATGGCGCCTGATGGTGTCAATGCTAAG CTTTATGGTGTCCACGGCCCCCTCTCCAAGCGTGCCCCTGGGAAGGCGTTCCTCGCCGAGAACATTCAAGGGACTGCATAG